A stretch of Crossiella cryophila DNA encodes these proteins:
- a CDS encoding tetratricopeptide repeat protein, whose amino-acid sequence MGSDTHNSAERLEGVQAGAIYGGVHFNQVPQQAGGPRRYGVVPSRVDCFQEREVAGELAAAVAAGAAAVLTGSSGGTSVLAGLGGVGKTQLAANYAESVAADVDLLVWITATSRQAILTEYATIIADLTGYQSPDPEAPAKRFLAYLATFAGRWLVVLDDVQSPADLRDLWPPTTSVGQVVVTTRRRDSAMRGKNRRVVDVDTFSPAESLAFLEHKLADHPHLLTEAENLADDLGHLPLALTQAAAYVLDRDISCAEYRERLADQGNSLESLAPEQDSLPEDHRQPVARTWSLSVQLANDLNPAGLAKPLLELASVLDPNGIPGDVFVSEAVREYLGKVVEHPVTTAGARDALRCLHRLSLINHDARKPHRAVRVHALVQRTTRDGLFEAQLKSLAQCAAGALVEVWPEIEKDTTLAQVLRANTMTLHAIAEPHLWGPNGHDVLFLAGNSLGGCGRASEASGYFEQLRTIAERHLGADHPDTLTTRHSLAYWRSEAGDLTTAITEHQAVLADHNRILGPDHPDTLAVRHSLAHWRGATGDPTTAITEYQAILADRTRILGPEDSDTLTTRHSLAHWRSEAGDPTTAITEYQAILADRTRILGPDHPKTLSTRHNLASLHRATGDLTTAITEHQAVLADHNRILGPDHPDTLTTRQNLAHLRGEAGDLTTAITGLQAVLADRTRILGPDHPDTLMSHDTLAYWQEQTEGR is encoded by the coding sequence ATGGGTTCGGACACGCACAACTCGGCCGAGCGGCTGGAGGGCGTGCAGGCGGGGGCCATCTATGGCGGCGTGCACTTCAACCAGGTTCCGCAACAGGCGGGTGGGCCGCGGCGGTATGGGGTGGTGCCTTCGCGGGTGGACTGCTTCCAGGAGCGGGAGGTCGCGGGGGAACTGGCGGCGGCGGTGGCTGCCGGGGCGGCGGCGGTGCTGACCGGGTCGTCCGGTGGGACGAGTGTGTTGGCCGGGCTGGGTGGGGTTGGGAAGACTCAGCTGGCGGCGAACTATGCGGAGTCGGTGGCTGCGGATGTGGATCTGCTGGTGTGGATCACGGCGACCTCGCGGCAGGCGATTCTGACTGAGTACGCGACGATCATCGCTGACTTGACGGGGTACCAGTCGCCGGATCCGGAGGCGCCGGCGAAGCGGTTCCTGGCTTACCTGGCGACGTTCGCGGGGCGTTGGCTGGTCGTGCTGGATGACGTGCAGTCTCCGGCGGATCTCCGGGATCTTTGGCCGCCAACGACTTCGGTCGGGCAGGTGGTGGTGACGACCCGGCGGCGGGACTCGGCGATGCGCGGGAAGAACCGGCGAGTTGTCGATGTGGACACGTTCAGCCCGGCGGAATCGTTGGCATTCCTGGAACACAAGCTCGCCGATCATCCGCATCTGTTGACAGAGGCCGAGAATCTGGCTGACGACCTGGGGCACTTGCCACTGGCGTTGACTCAGGCGGCGGCCTATGTGCTGGATCGGGACATCAGTTGTGCAGAGTATCGGGAACGCTTGGCGGATCAGGGAAACTCGCTGGAGTCACTGGCTCCGGAGCAGGACAGCTTGCCAGAGGATCATCGTCAGCCGGTGGCACGAACCTGGTCGCTATCGGTGCAGCTTGCGAACGATCTCAACCCAGCTGGACTCGCGAAACCCTTGCTGGAGTTAGCAAGTGTGTTGGATCCCAATGGGATTCCCGGCGATGTCTTTGTAAGCGAGGCGGTTCGGGAGTATCTGGGGAAGGTTGTGGAACACCCAGTGACCACGGCCGGGGCGCGAGATGCTCTGCGCTGTCTGCATCGGCTGAGCCTGATCAACCACGATGCCCGGAAGCCACATCGCGCGGTCCGGGTGCATGCGTTGGTACAGCGGACTACCCGGGACGGCCTGTTCGAGGCTCAACTAAAGTCACTTGCCCAGTGCGCGGCGGGAGCCCTGGTCGAGGTGTGGCCGGAGATTGAGAAAGACACAACGCTGGCCCAGGTGCTTCGTGCGAACACCATGACACTGCACGCCATCGCCGAGCCACACCTCTGGGGACCGAACGGCCATGACGTGCTGTTCCTAGCGGGTAACAGCCTCGGCGGCTGTGGACGAGCGTCCGAGGCCAGTGGCTACTTCGAGCAGTTGCGGACTATCGCCGAAAGACACCTCGGAGCAGACCACCCCGACACCCTGACCACCCGCCACAGCCTCGCCTACTGGCGCAGCGAAGCAGGCGATCTGACCACCGCCATCACCGAACACCAAGCAGTACTCGCCGACCACAACCGCATCCTCGGACCAGACCACCCCGACACCCTCGCCGTCCGCCACAGCCTCGCCCACTGGCGCGGCGCAACAGGCGACCCCACCACCGCCATCACCGAATACCAAGCGATACTCGCCGACCGCACCCGCATCCTCGGACCAGAAGACTCCGACACCCTGACCACCCGCCACAGCCTCGCCCACTGGCGCAGCGAAGCAGGCGACCCCACCACCGCCATCACCGAATACCAAGCGATACTCGCCGACCGCACCCGCATCCTCGGACCAGACCACCCCAAGACACTCTCCACGCGCCACAACCTCGCCAGCTTGCACAGAGCAACAGGCGATCTGACCACCGCCATCACCGAACACCAAGCAGTACTCGCCGACCACAACCGCATCCTCGGACCAGACCACCCCGACACCCTGACCACCCGCCAAAACCTCGCCCACCTGCGCGGCGAAGCAGGCGACCTGACCACCGCCATCACCGGACTCCAAGCGGTACTCGCCGACCGCACCCGCATCCTCGGACCAGACCACCCCGACACCCTCATGAGCCATGACACCCTCGCCTACTGGCAGGAGCAGACGGAGGGTCGGTAG
- a CDS encoding serine hydrolase domain-containing protein, with the protein MAQVTVEAEWLSRTLSTLVRKHQVPGAQLAVHVNGETITAEAGELRYGGGTPVTRDTAFPIGSVTKAATAALAILLVADDDLELDSDVTEHLPELGAPLTLRQLLSHTSGLASGPDSAVAATMSLRRFVAEHCRTPELVLPAGAGFSYSNLGYAVVGRLIEEVTGMTWWEAIESILLRPLGIRPAFVVAPNPLTSVNVASGHAVNTSHGRTRPVVQSLAMGEAPAGALALSAADLLRFGLLHMDPAETGLPDLLPAELAAEMRRIQPGADPIGLADGWGLGFGVFRTGVQHWIGHDGNADGTDAHLRVNADSSQAIAFTSNGNTGIGLWAELVDELAEVGIEVGSYRLDVPGRRTTVPPEIFGSYLNGDTEYTVSPAEDATLRLAIDGEIVARLTPHEGLMFAQQDWESGQLVHPGRFLRDPVTGVLDRIQVSGRLARRAVGSGRC; encoded by the coding sequence GTGGCACAAGTCACTGTCGAGGCCGAGTGGCTGTCCCGCACCCTGTCCACCCTGGTCCGCAAGCACCAGGTTCCTGGCGCCCAGCTCGCCGTGCACGTCAACGGCGAGACCATCACCGCCGAGGCCGGCGAGCTGCGCTACGGCGGCGGCACACCGGTAACCCGGGACACCGCCTTCCCTATTGGCTCGGTCACCAAGGCCGCCACCGCCGCACTGGCGATACTGCTGGTCGCCGACGACGATCTTGAGCTGGACTCGGACGTCACCGAGCACCTCCCTGAACTCGGCGCGCCACTGACGCTGCGCCAGTTGCTCAGCCACACCAGCGGGCTGGCCTCCGGGCCGGACTCGGCCGTGGCCGCCACGATGTCCCTGCGCCGCTTCGTCGCCGAGCACTGCCGCACCCCCGAACTGGTGCTGCCGGCCGGCGCGGGCTTCTCCTACTCCAACCTCGGTTACGCCGTCGTCGGGCGGCTGATCGAGGAGGTCACCGGCATGACCTGGTGGGAGGCGATCGAGTCGATCCTGCTGCGCCCACTGGGGATCCGGCCCGCCTTCGTGGTCGCGCCCAACCCGCTGACCTCGGTGAACGTCGCCAGCGGGCATGCGGTCAACACCTCGCACGGACGCACCCGGCCGGTCGTGCAGTCCCTCGCCATGGGTGAGGCCCCGGCCGGAGCGCTCGCGCTCAGCGCCGCGGATCTGCTGCGCTTCGGCCTGCTGCACATGGATCCGGCGGAGACCGGACTGCCCGACCTGCTGCCGGCCGAGCTGGCCGCGGAGATGCGCCGCATCCAGCCGGGCGCCGACCCGATCGGCCTTGCCGATGGTTGGGGACTCGGCTTCGGGGTATTCCGTACTGGGGTCCAGCACTGGATCGGCCACGACGGCAACGCCGACGGCACCGACGCGCATCTGCGGGTCAACGCCGACAGCAGCCAGGCCATCGCCTTCACCAGCAACGGCAACACCGGCATCGGCCTGTGGGCGGAACTCGTCGACGAGCTGGCCGAGGTCGGCATCGAGGTCGGCAGTTACCGGCTGGACGTGCCGGGCCGACGCACCACGGTGCCGCCCGAGATCTTCGGCAGCTACCTCAACGGCGACACCGAGTACACGGTCAGCCCGGCCGAGGACGCCACGCTGCGCCTGGCCATCGACGGCGAGATCGTCGCCCGGCTCACCCCGCACGAAGGACTCATGTTCGCCCAGCAGGACTGGGAATCGGGACAACTCGTGCACCCCGGCCGCTTTCTTCGGGACCCGGTAACCGGTGTGCTGGACCGAATTCAGGTTTCCGGCCGACTGGCCCGCCGCGCGGTCGGCAGCGGCCGCTGTTAG